The Rhizobiaceae bacterium genome contains the following window.
CTCGCGCCGATCGACTTCAAGGCGGGTTCGGTGAAGATCCGCGTCGAGGCCGTCGCCGATCATGGCATGGCGACCATCTGGGACGCCGACATCCTGATCTGGGCGGCCTCGCAGATCGTCGAGGCCCGTGATCTCGGCTTGCGGCCATCACGCCTGATGGCGACCACGCCCTACGAGATCCTGAATTTCATCGGCCGCGGCGTCTCATTGCGCGATTACGACCGCCTGAAGGCCGCGCTCGACCGGCTCCAGTCGACGACGGTGGCGACCTCCATCCGCCAGCCGACCGAGCGGCGCATGCATCGCTTCTCCTGGATCAACGAGTGGAAGGAGCGCGCCGACCATCGTGGCCGGCCGCTCGGTCTCGAACTGATCGTGCCCGACTGGTTCTATGGCGCGGTGCTCGATGAGGCACTCGTCCTCACCATCGACCGGGATTATTTCGGGCTAACCGGCGGGCTGGAGCGCTGGCTCTACCGCCTGGTGCGCAAGCATGGCGGCAAACAGGAATTCGGCTGGAGCTTCGACTTCGCTCACCTCCACGCCAAGTCGGGCAGCCTCTCGCCGCTCAAGCATTTCGCCTATGACCTGCGCGAGATCGTGCGTCGCCAACCTTTGCCGGGCTACAGG
Protein-coding sequences here:
- a CDS encoding replication initiator protein A, with the protein product MSSRRQHDERAQLDLFRALPGDLAPRDAQDLMAYPFFSLAKSKRLAPIDFKAGSVKIRVEAVADHGMATIWDADILIWAASQIVEARDLGLRPSRLMATTPYEILNFIGRGVSLRDYDRLKAALDRLQSTTVATSIRQPTERRMHRFSWINEWKERADHRGRPLGLELIVPDWFYGAVLDEALVLTIDRDYFGLTGGLERWLYRLVRKHGGKQEFGWSFDFAHLHAKSGSLSPLKHFAYDLREIVRRQPLPGYRLTIEPCAGGRDILTFAPTDPIPFGTPRRRRRANRQPGDKL